Proteins encoded in a region of the Nicotiana tomentosiformis chromosome 9, ASM39032v3, whole genome shotgun sequence genome:
- the LOC138898364 gene encoding uncharacterized protein, giving the protein MRNKGNDLEDDEIGSVLLKKFGETLSKGEMIWYNNLPSNSIDSFAKLADSFVKAHAREIKVATRKSDLFKVKQNDIEMLREFVSWFQMERMELPPVIDDWVVQAFTQSLNELSSVASRQLKKNLIEYPAITWVDVHNPYQSKIRVEDDQLGTPSGSVYPNRPVGITLSDIDREPRSNRDRYQPYNANHRNTGPGRNPIRNNRRNDRGQRSRGLMSKSGFDKHADPTEAPRL; this is encoded by the coding sequence atgcgcaataaagggaatgacttggaagacgatgagattggatctgttctactgaagaaatttggagaaacatTGTCGAAAGGAGAAATGATATGGTACAATAATTTACCGTCTAATTCCATTGATTCCTTCGCCaagcttgcagactccttcgtaaaggcacatgccagagaaataaaggttgcgactaggaagtcagacctcttcaaggtgaaacaaaatgACAtcgaaatgttgagggaattcgtatcttggttccagatggaacgcatggaactaccaccggtcatagacgattgggttgttcaagcctttactcaaaGTTTGAACGAActaagttcggtggcatcacgacagctaaagaagaatttaattgaatatccagcgaTAACCTGGGTCGATGTACATAATCCATaccagtcaaagattagggtcgaggatgatcaattggggaccccttctggttccgtttatccaaacaggcccgtTGGCATAACTCTAAGTGATATCGATAGAGAACcccggtcgaacagagatcgatatcaaccatacaacgcAAATCATAGAAACACCGGCCCAGGacgcaatcccatccgaaataatcgaaggaacgatcgaggacagagatctcgagggctcatgagcaaaagtggctttgataaacatgccgatcccacagaagcaccaagGTTATAA